Part of the Nicotiana tabacum cultivar K326 chromosome 20, ASM71507v2, whole genome shotgun sequence genome, CCTTTGATTTTCTAAATGCCATGATTCTTTCCAAATGTGGTTATTGCGTAAACCGGGTAACTCGTCCCAACGGTGGATGGCGTGTCAACCTTCCTAAGGGAATGAGTCCATTTTGTGTTTAGATAATAAtagtattaatgaataaaaagacctaattaagtcaaaCTCGAAAAGTGAAAAACTTGCTTCATTTGGCACTAACACattcaactacgtgcttatgtttagagacaaggtttttaataggaaatagctctagttagcgactttgtgactcttgtgtcgACTTTGGTACCATCGAGTGGTctattggaccatagtgatcttgaatcttgaatgtggtcgttgtgaTCCCTTGACTCTATCATTTTTAACAATCtagttgcgtgaggggtgagatgctttgttgctagtccaagtatctgtgagaaaggtctagaacttgccccgaatgtattttaaggcgaaatcctaagttttgcttggcttgagaagtgattgtaggctttccttggcccatttgagttttctatctCCTACCAATGATgtcatccctagtcaaccccttcgagcctttagcctttctcatttgaaaacCATGTTATAAGCCTTTACTCGTTCTAtcgtgatcctctcttggcacccgagctttccttaacactcacGTGAAACAAATGACTAAAAGCATAAGTATGGGGGagagaagaggaagaaaaaggtatcaaggcacaaaacagaaaagaaatgatgagaaggaaaggcaaaaaaaaagaacaaaaagaaaaatgcaaaaaagtgaataagtggaagagttgaagggattcaaggAAAGACAATGATCCCAAATGTGgagaaaaatgaatgtaatgatcaagaaagagtgatgttaagtctctctagtctcccaaggaaaagaaagtgcctcaagGAATTGGCAAAGCGTGAGCGGAGAAATGaaagatggagtgcttaaggaaagtgtaaccacttacccatattGTACAAATCCCTAATtcaaaagccttcattatatCCCGAAAGAAGTCCCACTTGATTTTGAGCCGAGCGATCTTACATTTGTGGGATctacatgaagggcaagcctatgataCTTGAAGTCGTAGTTGTGGCATTCTCTTGatagagatgagtgaacctttcataaaccttattgagtgttaatttcttaagtgagcttggcaaatggaaagcatatgaggaagagtttggagtccaccatgacctacaaGATAGAGcgagagtccttgatgagtaaagtcaactcttaAAGCTCGAATGTCACATTAGAGCTATACGTGCATAaatgtttaacttgtcgccttgtCAATAATGCATGAGaggtgtgggtaattgttggtcccaactgaggtATGAATAGCTTACCCGTGGCTAGCTGTAATATCCCTTAACTTTTGAAGGTGGGAAATATTTTAtctgcttgaggacaagcaaagactcaagtttgggggagttgataattGGGGATTTTTTTACTACTTAAATTATATTCCCGAAACTAATAAAATGATGCAAAATTGTAGGAGTGATGGAAGTTgatctcccgagatgaaatctgactcaaaaaggagtaatctgcggcacaaggcaataaagagcGCATGAGCACaactgtgcggtccgcagaagaaattATGGACCGCACATGAAATGTGCGGTCGCGAAGATGAGCTAGAAGTTGAAGatcagagagtgtgcaaaaagATCAAGTTTAGGAGCCTCtgtgaattgcggaccgcacatgaattatgcggccgcagtccTAATTCTACGGACCGTAGAAGAGTTGCATCACCGCCGCAGTTCAGAAATGTGGGACCGCAGACTTCCAGTTCCTGACAAATGAaaaaatctgcggaccgcacatggaattgtacgGCCACAAAACCTCCCGAGAggtatttttgtccgagattTTTAGCTTTTTATAAATAGATGTGTTTCACGAAATTAGATCAAGTTATGAATATCAAAAGCACTGTAGCCATTTTTCTTGGCCTTTTTAGGAAATCTTAgcttattttggtgttttaacattagatttttttattttatcttccaatatgagttttattacctttttctcctttgttttcttctacacccactatgagtagctagatttttactagggttgtaacccaacccactatgagtagctagatttttactagggttgtaacccaaccctagggtgtaaaccttatgggtgattaattttatgtttgtttatgattgggtgtttattatttagcttagttcatgcttcattTGTAGAaatgatggttgcaaacattgattcatgcttatttgacttagtctctatttgagaaagagggacctagtctaggttaacttagctaacaaggaattgggtcaattttgagattgattaacccaattaaagggttcaacctagagataataacaatccgacttgagctcttatcagttgctttggttgatacccatttggtcttgagaaagataaattgggcaaaaccactctctgataGAGAGGTATTAAGTAGATAACGTAGTGTTGTgagctataatataccccaatcaacaaaacgaGCATAAAattctttatcccattaggcaaacacttAGGTCATGGTCACAACCCTAAGCCTTTAATATATTTGGAAACCCCTCAAAAACAATTATCTCTAGTCTTATATCTTTATTTGCATTCCTTAGATTAATACTAGATATTGAAGTAAAAACCctattgtggaagtgcaatctagatacttCACTTGCTTATTCCGAATATATACTCCTAGCTCCcatcttagctccctgtggattcgaccccgactctttgtttggctttattattgcatacgaccgtaTCATACCCCTTTTGAGGTGTGCATTTGGACGTGATCTGTATCATACTAtatatcatttgtgtatcacatatgtatcatatttgtatcaaatgtgtatcacatatgtatcatatttgtatcaaatgtgtatcacatatgtatcatatttgtatcaaatgtgtatcacatgtatatccatgtatacatgTGGGGGGATACATGTGTGATACATGTGTCGCgaaaaaaaaatttgaactcgattttaactatgaattttgataccaaatcacctcaaatcttcctaaaattttatatattgacTAATCTATATGTTTCCAATGAATTTCGACCATGACCATTGAATAAGATCCATTTTTGCTTAGAGTTTTGGAATCttgtatatattttcttgtatttcatcaccttatttgctatctcatccatgaaatttcctttctgtcttgcatctaatgttgttaATCACGCTTAAAATATAGAAGGAGATCTTTGTGTgtgatttttagagagaaggaaccttatttatttggattttcaatttttgtatgtttagttagttttggtaagtctatgattaatggctagaggttggtaagttgggATTTATTTGGGATATTTTTATAAGattctcatcttcttcttttttggttgTTGTTACTATTTCGCTTACCGCAATTATTTTGCCataattactttttttttattttattgagtcGAGCATCTtccggaaacagtctctctaccttcatggaataggggtaaagtctgcgtacattaggtatgttgttgttgttatggtaaaaaaaaaaaggacgtTATCCAGTAGGGCCAGAAGTGTTATTTTGTGATTGAAGGAACTAACTCCTAATTCTCTAGTGAAAAACTTTTTGAGTTAAAATTTTTGAATTATTTCTCGAGTTGTGAGTGTCATTTTTGCACAAAATTATTAGAATCATCGCTATATAAGTTCTTATAAAAAGTTCGTAGGGCTATAATAATGAACGTAAAACTCAGTCATTAGATCCATATTTTTTGTATCACCATTTGATATCTATTCATTAGTTCGACAAAATTTAAATTTCACAATAAATACATCTAGAAACTTCTCGACGGactataataataaatatatgaaaattCGTAATTAGAtccaaaatttctattttcttttggtTTAATGGGTATTTGCCTACTAGTTCACAATATGTAAGGGTGTATTCTATTAAAAAGTTTTTCATTCCCAAGTTTAAATGGTGCTGCAACTCAATACCTCTAAATtctaagcaaaaataaaaagtCAATCGTAGCACCAGTCTTTGAAGTGAATTCAAAATTACTGTCAAAAGATATGGTGCAGTGAATGAATCTGCTCTTCTTGGAAGTCTTGAGTTTGAGCTCTTCCCTTTCTTTTAAATGGGATCTTAGGCAGTGTGAATCCGAATATAGTCGAGTTCCAATACTACATGCGAGAGAGTCGGGCTCCAATGCTATCTGCATATCTTATCCCGCCTCTGCGACGGTATCTCCGAACAGCGAAGGAGAAACAAAAAAAACCAAAATTCAATGCATAGCACATTAGCACTAATGAATCATAATTTGCtaaaaacaaaaaccaaaaagtcaaaagaAAGCCTCTTTTTTCTTCTACACTCCCATCCACAAACCTGAGTCATTCTTTACCTCTTTTATCTCCCTCCACCTTATTATTCGCATATTCTTATCCACCACCACTACCATTTATAAACCTTCGCCCTTCAAACTAAACTCCTAATCataattatcaaaaaaaaaaaatcttatccAAAACTCCAATCGCCGAGTCAATTCAACATGACTCGGCGGTGTTCCCATTGCAACAACAATGGCCACAATTCCCGGACTTGTCCCACCACCAGGGGTGGCACCCCCACCGGCGGTGTCGGTAGTTCCTCCGGCGGCGGCGGAGGAGGAAGTGGAGGGGTACGGCTATTTGGTGTGAGGCTTGCAGATGGTTCGATCATGAAGAAAAGTGCGAGCATGGGAAATTTATCTTCTCTTCACTcttatcattcttcttcttcgcCTAATCCGCCAGGTTCCCCTTCTTCTGATGTTCCTCATTTGCCTGATGGTTACCTCTCTGATGACCCCAATACGCATGCCTCTATTTCTGCTAATCGACGACTTGAAAGGAAAAAAGGTTTGATCTATTTTtcgtttttttcaatttttgggttgttgattttggtcattctttaaattattgagtattgaaatgaaaaagggtCCAAGAAATTGATATTTGAGGCTTATATATAGCTGGTTTCGACATGATAAAAGAGAAAGAATGTTGCAGCAAGAGTAAAATTAGTCCAATTATGAGGAATTTTTAAAGAttaattgatttttgttttttgggacTAACCAATCTAGGCACAGGCCTGAATAGAGAAGTATGGATACTGTTCTAACTAGTTTCTGATTGAGGCTTAATTGATTAGTTGATTTACAATTTACGTTTTGCCCTCTTTGCATTTTGACCCTATTTGACTTATCATCTGGTAATTGAGTTGAATAGGCAAGATGATTTGGTTTACCTACTAGCATGATAGTGAATAAGTCACTTTTCATATTTTCCCCTCTTTCCTTATTCTATCCTCCTTTTTTTGGGTAGAAAATTAGAATGGTTTGAGTTTTATGTTTGTTGATTTTGCTCGTGTGCAATTATATGCATCCCCACTTTGTATTTGAAGTTATTTGACTCATCATCGTAGTTGAATTGGATAGGAAGGATGATTAGGTCTACATAGTGCATGATATGTGACTATAATGAATTCTTTGAGTACTGTACAGCATTTAAGATTCAGACAATCGAACttgttatgttatgtgtttggtcaGCTTcgtatttttgttgtttgttttacaacaaagataaaaaaaaaaaaattgattcaaTTTTTGTAAAGAAAATAGATCTTGAGCCTACTCATTCTTAAAAGTTAACTCATGAAGTGAGAATTGTCCTTAGACTATTTAAGAGAACAACATCTCATTTCCTCAATGGATGTGGGACACGCTAACACTCCGGTACACCCCTAAGATTGAATATTTGGAGTGTGGGCAACATAATATGAGGTCCCAATGTTGGGTAAACCAAGAATAAGAGTGGGTGTGATGGTTCTGATACTATCTAAAGAAAAATGGACCTTAAGCCTAACCCAATCCCAAAATTTAGTTCATAAGGTAAGGATTACCTGTGGCTATATAAGGAAATAGCAACCCATTCCGTTAGCCTATGAGGGATCCTCTTAATGGTTTTGGGGTTTCTAAGCTTAAGGAGATGAAATCTTTTTAGGTCAACGTGGGTTTGTTGCATGTTATTGCTGGTTGAATTCAGTGATGTCAGAGCCGAAAAGCTCTAAGAAGCTCCCAGGTGTATCGGGGCTTAAGCGCAAAGCGCAATTTAAGTGTGGCCTTCAGTAAAGAAAACAGGTGCAGTGatggaaaaaatatatatagagagagagagagggtgaagaaaaAATTAAACTATTCATTCATATTGTTTTCCTTAAAACGTAATACACTTATTTGCGATTATATTTGTTGTTTAGTACCACTTAATTCAAGATAGAACTCATGGGCAATAGGTGCGCATGCTTTAGTGCCTTGCCTACACTGAAGGTAGCTTAAGCGAGACGAAGCGCCCTCCCCAAACTTTTCTGAGCTTCAGGGTTTAAGCATGCTTTAAATGAGCCTTTGACAAAAGTGGTTGAGTTTTCGATTAGTTAATACAGGAGTACTTTTAGTATATGTATAAGTTGCATTCCGTTTCTTTTGTGGTCAGTGTCAAAGTTAAGTAGTTGGCTGGATACGCACACTTGGTAATCCAATTACTATCAAAGTTCAGAATAAGTGATTTACTGGAagatctctttctttttctttctccttttttgaaaaaagaaaaatgtttcTTGGGGAACTATTTGGTAACGTCTGGCGTATTCTCTTTAATTTTTCTCTTCTCGCATTTGCACGTCTATGTAATTATGTATTTTGAGAACTGAGCAACCTTTACCTCTTCATTGAAAATTTGTTCTCTGTTTCTGTCATGTTGTAGGTGACTTGTGTGCCTATACTTAGATATTCACTGGTTCCTTCATGAAGTTTCTTTTTGTCAACTTATGACTTAGAATTTCTGAGGTCATAGTCATCATCTCAACATGTAGACCAATTAAATCAAACTCAAAAGTTCTAATAACATTGCCCCAAAGAGTAAAGACCAGCTGCCTTCTTGGAAGTCTGATTGCAATTCCTTTAGAACCTTTCTTTTGCTTTCTCCTTCTTTTAAGGCATGCCTTCAATGCAAATCTTTACTCCACCTTTTAGTTATCCTCTATTTCATGATTCGCAATATATTGTATGATTACATACCTTTATCACACTCCAAACGTCGATTATCTGCTAGTTAGCCATGAGGATGGACGCACCCTCTCAGTCAATGACTCTTCTAGGGGAGCTTAATTAAATCGAGATGTCATGTTTGGctatctttttccttcttgatgaTTGAAAATGTATGGAAATGAGGATTTACTACCTCCTGCTGTAGATATTAATGAATGTATCGTCTTCAGATGGAAGATGTTTGGAGCGGTAGGGATGGAATTAAGCAAAAACTGTGAATTTGTCTATAGTGCTTGATACTGCAGGAAATTCATCAATTTCGGTATTAGACAACAGTTAACAAGAAAAAAGTGGATGTTGAAAGTATTTATTGATACCTTTCTTCTTGTGTGGTTATTGTATTTGATTGAAAAGGCACCTATCTTTTGCACTTAATACAAATGCACTCGATGAGATTTATGTGTTATATATTTTTCTAGCTTTCCCTGTTCTGATGTTTAACTACTGAAAAAGAGAACTGAAGAGCTGGTCCGTATTATCTGACCTTAATCAAGACATTAGTCCTCTTATTGTTATGCATGTGAAAACAATGGATTGCCAAGTTGGTATTTGTTTGTGATCTGATGGTGCAGCTTAAAAATGGAGGTTTTAGTTTCTCTTATAGTTCCAATCCCCCTTTATAGGGAAAAAGTAAAACTAGATTATCAACTTGAACGCATGGTAGACCCCAGAATGTTCTCCCACTGGTGGTGCTTATAGCAGCTATGTTGTTGTTCTTtagaaataaattttatagcaAGCCATTGAACCAATTGCTTTTTGTATGCTGTCTAAACAGTACCATGATACCTACATTATCTCTTTGACTGAGGCTGCTAAAAGAACTGATGTGCTCTTGCAATTATTTTCTCATCGATCTGTCAAATATTCATCTTCAACTCACTCCCCAATGATTGGATATAGCATGTGGCCTTTTAACTAATGATGCCATCTACCTTCTTGATTTGGTGCAGTGAAAAGAAAGTTAAATCTGTGTCTAAAATGCAGTCTTCAATTTCTTAAGAGTTGTGTAGAGATGGTTGAGAACTAATGGCATGTCTTCTTAAACAATAGCTTTCAGGAGTAGAAAGTTCCTTTTTTACCTTTATCTTATAAATTGggcttttctcttcctttttggATCTCGTTTTTGTTAGTTGGGGAGTTTTATTATTAACTCCAACTGTGTGGCAAATTTATCACTTAGCTGCACAGAGGAAAGCTTGTTGTGAACTTGCTTCTTCGATGTGTTTGTAGGTGTTCCATGGACAGAGGAAGAGCACCGGCTTTTCCTGCTTGGTTTACAGAAATTAGGCAAAGGAGACTGGCGGGGTATATCTCGAAACTTCGTGACATCAAGGACTCCCACCCAGGTAGCTAGCCATGCACAGAAGTATTTTATTCGGCAGAGTAATGCTACTCGGAGAAAGAGACGATCCAGTCTTTTTGACATTGTTGCAGAGAAGATCCAGCCTTTTTGACATTGTTGCGGATACGGTTTGTCTTGCTTCTCAAGCTTAAGCTTTGTATAATGATCATATTGTGACCCTATAGGCATGCCCCACCCCAAGATGCACAGGCACAACAAGTGAGCTGACATGTGGTTGCAGCATGTCTGCTCTTAGTTACTTGGTTATCCATCACATTTTACAACGTTTGAAAAAAGCATTATTCCCGTCTCAGAGAGCGTGAAACTTGAGCTTCCTGATTAAGATGTCATGCTTTGTTATCTGAGGCTTTTGCTGAAAAGTCCGTTCTTCTAACTTCTGTTTGATCTTCTTTTGTGTTCTCTATTTTGTTATGTTAAACAGGGGACCGATGCTTCCCATCCACTTTCAGAAGAGCAATTTATGCTCCCACCTAGAGCAATAGAAAGTGATAAGGAACACTTAATACCTCCTGCAACAAAAGCAATAGAAACTGATTTTGCAGATACACTCCCTTCCCTATATCTTTCTCTCAAGTCAGATTTTGAATCCATGGAAACCACTCCAAGTGAACCTGTTGAAGAAACGAAACCAAATACCACAACCAACGAGATTCCTTCAGTATATCCAGCATTCTTCCCAGCTTACATTCCAGTTCCATATTCCTTCTGGCCATCAAATGCAGTTCCTGTGCCTGAAGATAGAGGAGCAGAACCATCCCATCATCAGATCCTCAAGCCAATTCCAACCGTCCCCAAAGAACCGGTGAATGTAGATGAACTAGTGGGCATGTCCCAGCTTACCTTAGCGGACGCTGGTTCCGGCCATATTGAGCCTTCGCCACTTTCCCTTAAGCTAACAGCAGAACCATCAAGGCAATCAGCATTTCATGCGAGCACACCAGTCAAAACCGCAGAGATTACCAAGGGTGAAACTGCTCCAATTCAAGCAGTTTAAACTTCTACTTTTGTTTCTTTTAAGGGTGTAACTATGTGTTTTCCTCCTGCTCTTCTATGTAACATAGGTTAGGTAATCTCTGGGAGCAGTCGGTAGGTGAATTAAGCTGGAGTTCATTCTTTACCCTTGTATAGAAGTGGGGTGTCTAACAAACCTAAGACTCTGGAGTTTGATGTAAATTGTTGGCTTCTTTATAGTGGATTTTATTTTCTCAAGAGGAGAAATAAGAAGAGGCCACTGATCCTGTTAAGTGTGAGGGGCGACGGATAAGTATATCTTTGGCGTGGTGAATCTCCAATTTGGCTAGCTATGGTTATAGAGTTGATTGTCTAATGTTTTGCATGTATAGTATGGTAAAATCCTGTCTAAATTGTTAACCACTTCATGTTAAATATAATAGTCATAAACACTTGATACTTTAAATTACTGCTTTAGCTTTGTTCAATAGAGAACTAAATGGAAAATACAGAGTGAGACCAAATAAGGTTGCACTATCCATGCATCTTTAAGCTTGCAGTAGTACTATGCTTGCATTTGAAGTTTGCTCCAATATTTTCATTATGATTGCTTTTAGTATTATATTTACGCATCGCAACAATTAGAAACTGAGAATATATCTTTAGATCATAGAAAGGTCTGAATCTAATTCAGAGGGAGGAGTGTCTCAACATGTCTTGTCTATACCTCATAGGCTTTTTCTTTTACTTCATGCGGACAGTAGGACACTATACCACTTTGAGGGATGTGGTGAGATTATTGGAACACCTTCAATAGTTAAGGTCAAAGGTTCTTTTGGTAAGGAGCGGATTATAGTGAGGTCTAAGAAAAagtacaacaaaaaaaaaaaccaatataTTCCCACAAAAGTGGGGACTTTGGAGGGTAACAGTGTACGCACACTTTATCCCTACCTAGTGAAGGTGGAGGCTGTTGCACACAGCGAAGTATTCAGAGACCAGATGCTTATAAGTTTCATCTTTCCTCTCCTTATTTCTTGGTATGGAAAAAAATTTTGGACCATAGACAGTAGTTGCATCTAGCAAAACATCACAAGCCTACCATGCAAACTCACATTAAACAAAACTTGTTCAACTGGCAACAAATGATACATGGCATTTGATATTTTATATAATCAGCCGGAAACATTTTCGCTAACAAACTAAGAAAAATTAACGAGGCTTATTAAGCTTTTAGGCTGCAGAGCTCCCTACATTTTCACGCTAACATAATGAAATATTTCATGAATACACAACATCTGCAAGCTACTGTACGTTTTCAGTCACTTGTATATCACTGCCAGGATGAACAGAGATAGTttgaga contains:
- the LOC107804420 gene encoding transcription factor MYBS3; this translates as MTRRCSHCNNNGHNSRTCPTTRGGTPTGGVGSSSGGGGGGSGGVRLFGVRLADGSIMKKSASMGNLSSLHSYHSSSSPNPPGSPSSDVPHLPDGYLSDDPNTHASISANRRLERKKGVPWTEEEHRLFLLGLQKLGKGDWRGISRNFVTSRTPTQVASHAQKYFIRQSNATRRKRRSSLFDIVAEKIQPF
- the LOC142174566 gene encoding uncharacterized protein LOC142174566 produces the protein MWLQHGTDASHPLSEEQFMLPPRAIESDKEHLIPPATKAIETDFADTLPSLYLSLKSDFESMETTPSEPVEETKPNTTTNEIPSVYPAFFPAYIPVPYSFWPSNAVPVPEDRGAEPSHHQILKPIPTVPKEPVNVDELVGMSQLTLADAGSGHIEPSPLSLKLTAEPSRQSAFHASTPVKTAEITKGETAPIQAV